The Populus nigra chromosome 14, ddPopNigr1.1, whole genome shotgun sequence genome has a segment encoding these proteins:
- the LOC133672264 gene encoding peptidyl-prolyl cis-trans isomerase FKBP43-like isoform X2 translates to MAFWGVEVKPGKPFIHAPNNGRRLHISQATLGTGSSMKNSVVQCNVGNSSPVYLCSLFPEKTEISQLHLEFEETVEVVFSVIGPRSVHLTGYYLGGRCGQHFHPDDETESYGEDIADTETERSANGSDEDEYEGSFINDDEDPEIMSPSTVYSSEVEEIFDKKKRKNGKGSHKRLRKKFQFIESDDEDKMPISFLHERESAVKSMGSEAGEKCEKEKGETSEKKVKDNGNWVTVSKGNAGAILGVSKRQIDDHHSFLPSSDKDSLNGAKLKKKREKHYREEVPLEDDFFFCRALGQQKSIQSEVEADKLDLDLPVTKEDQKTTNDKNVEKLKRRRKKYAKEKVSLDADNHLSYKHKAQSDEAEAKNTLQDMLVTDKESHKETNDEVKNTLQDMLVTDKGNQKDTNDEEDKVQDEARAGKTGQDMLLVKKENQKQADDEAVLPWNSNLPPTQLDLESVTKPKKKRKHANKKVLDAIKEHEGKEDDFKTDCHDHELSVQDEHENGAKPKRKRKEQADKKIPGTCSGSHNNAIKEEEGKQDEDKSTSLDPVVFMQEEQNQKQQSFVTFNVDQSAEESHSKKKKKKRKNEESKKSRTRESMEASNGINA, encoded by the exons ATGGCTTTCTGGG GAGTTGAAGTGAAACCCGGAAAGCCATTCATTCATGCACCGAATAATGGAAGAAGGCTCCACATTTCACAG GCAACTTTAGGGACTGGTAGTTCAATGAAGAACAGTGTGGTTCAGTGTAATGTAGGAAATTCCAGTCCCGTAtatctttgttctttgtttccTGAAAAGACTGAGATATCCCAATTGCATCTGGAATTCGAGGAGACAGTTGAAGTTGTTTTCTCAGTTATTGGTCCTCGGAGTGTTCATCTTACTGGTTACTATCTTGGTGGCCGCTGCGGTCAACATTTTCATCCAGACGATGAGAC agaaTCTTATGGAGAAGATATTGCAGATACAGAGACAGAAAGGTCTGCAAATGGCAGCGATGAAGATGAATACGAGGGTAGTTTCattaatgatgatgaagatCCAGAGATCATGTCACCATCAACCGTTTATAGCAGCGAAG TTGAAGAGATATTTGATAAGAAGAAACGTAAGAATGGTAAGGGCAGCCACAAACGCCTTAGGAAGAAATTCCAATTCATTGAATCTGATGATGAAGATAAGATGCCTATTTCCTTCCTCCACGAGAGAGAATCTGCTGTAAAAAGTATGGGATCAGAAGCAGGTGAAAAATGTGAGAAGGAAAAAGGTGAAACAAGTGAGAAGAAGGTGAAAGATAATGGCAATTGGGTAACTGTATCAAAGGGGAATGCAGGTGCTATTTTAGGTGTGTCCAAAAG GCAAATAGATGACCACCATTCTTTCCTACCTTCATCTGATAAGGATTCTCTGAATGGTGCAAAACTTaagaagaagagggaaaaaCATTACAGGGAGGAGGTACCACTTGAAGATGACTTTTTCTTTTGCAGGGCTCTTGGTCAGCAGAAATCCATCCAAAGTGAGGTAGAGGCTGACAAATTGGACCTAGATTTGCCTGTGACTAAAGAAGACCAGAAGACTACAAATGACAA AAATGTTGAAAAGCTgaagaggagaaggaaaaaatatgCAAAGGAGAAGGTAAGTCTTGATGCTGACAATCATTTGAGTTACAAGCATAAAGCTCAGTCAGATGAGGCTGAAGCTAAAAACACTTTGCAGGATATGCTGGTGACTGATAAAGAAAGTCACAAGGAAACAAATGATGAAGTTAAAAACACTCTGCAGGATATGCTGGTGACTGATAAAGGAAATCAAAAGGACACAAATGATGA AGAAGATAAAGTCCAAGATGAAGCTAGAGCTGGAAAAACAGGGCAGGATATGCTATTGGTGAAGAAGGAAAATCAGAAGCAAGCAGATGATGA GGCTGTCTTGCCATGGAATTCCAATCTTCCTCCCACACAGTTGGACCTTGAAAGTGTTACGAAgccaaagaagaaaaggaaacatgCAAATAAGAAAGTTCTTGATGCCATTAAAGAGCATGAAGGCAAGGAAGATGATTTCAAGACTGACTGCCATGACCATGAACTGTCTGTGCAAGATGAGCATGAAAATGGTGCAAAGCcaaagaggaaaaggaaagaacagGCAGATAAGAAAATTCCTGGGACTTGCAGTGGCAGCCACAATAACGCCATTAAAGAGGAAGAAGGCAAGCAAGATGAGGACAAGTCTACCAGTTTAGACCCTGTTGTGTTTATGCAAGAGGAACAAAATCAGAAGCAACAGAGCTTTGT GACTTTTAATGTTGACCAATCTGCTGAAGAGAGTCACtccaagaagaaaaagaagaagaggaaaaatgaAGAGAGTAAGAAGAGCAGGACTCGGGAAAGCATGGAAGCTTCAAATGGAATCAATGCATAA
- the LOC133672264 gene encoding peptidyl-prolyl cis-trans isomerase FKBP43-like isoform X3, with translation MAFWGVEVKPGKPFIHAPNNGRRLHISQATLGTGSSMKNSVVQCNVGNSSPVYLCSLFPEKTEISQLHLEFEETVEVVFSVIGPRSVHLTGYYLGGRCGQHFHPDDETESYGEDIADTETERSANGSDEDEYEGSFINDDEDPEIMSPSTVYSSEVEEIFDKKKRKNGKGSHKRLRKKFQFIESDDEDKMPISFLHERESAVKSMGSEAGEKCEKEKGETSEKKVKDNGNWVTVSKGNAGAILGVSKRQIDDHHSFLPSSDKDSLNGAKLKKKREKHYREEVPLEDDFFFCRALGQQKSIQSEVEADKLDLDLPVTKEDQKTTNDKNVEKLKRRRKKYAKEKDMLVTDKESHKETNDEVKNTLQDMLVTDKGNQKDTNDEEDKVQDEARAGKTGQDMLLVKKENQKQADDDRAVLPWNSNLPPTQLDLESVTKPKKKRKHANKKVLDAIKEHEGKEDDFKTDCHDHELSVQDEHENGAKPKRKRKEQADKKIPGTCSGSHNNAIKEEEGKQDEDKSTSLDPVVFMQEEQNQKQQSFVTFNVDQSAEESHSKKKKKKRKNEESKKSRTRESMEASNGINA, from the exons ATGGCTTTCTGGG GAGTTGAAGTGAAACCCGGAAAGCCATTCATTCATGCACCGAATAATGGAAGAAGGCTCCACATTTCACAG GCAACTTTAGGGACTGGTAGTTCAATGAAGAACAGTGTGGTTCAGTGTAATGTAGGAAATTCCAGTCCCGTAtatctttgttctttgtttccTGAAAAGACTGAGATATCCCAATTGCATCTGGAATTCGAGGAGACAGTTGAAGTTGTTTTCTCAGTTATTGGTCCTCGGAGTGTTCATCTTACTGGTTACTATCTTGGTGGCCGCTGCGGTCAACATTTTCATCCAGACGATGAGAC agaaTCTTATGGAGAAGATATTGCAGATACAGAGACAGAAAGGTCTGCAAATGGCAGCGATGAAGATGAATACGAGGGTAGTTTCattaatgatgatgaagatCCAGAGATCATGTCACCATCAACCGTTTATAGCAGCGAAG TTGAAGAGATATTTGATAAGAAGAAACGTAAGAATGGTAAGGGCAGCCACAAACGCCTTAGGAAGAAATTCCAATTCATTGAATCTGATGATGAAGATAAGATGCCTATTTCCTTCCTCCACGAGAGAGAATCTGCTGTAAAAAGTATGGGATCAGAAGCAGGTGAAAAATGTGAGAAGGAAAAAGGTGAAACAAGTGAGAAGAAGGTGAAAGATAATGGCAATTGGGTAACTGTATCAAAGGGGAATGCAGGTGCTATTTTAGGTGTGTCCAAAAG GCAAATAGATGACCACCATTCTTTCCTACCTTCATCTGATAAGGATTCTCTGAATGGTGCAAAACTTaagaagaagagggaaaaaCATTACAGGGAGGAGGTACCACTTGAAGATGACTTTTTCTTTTGCAGGGCTCTTGGTCAGCAGAAATCCATCCAAAGTGAGGTAGAGGCTGACAAATTGGACCTAGATTTGCCTGTGACTAAAGAAGACCAGAAGACTACAAATGACAA AAATGTTGAAAAGCTgaagaggagaaggaaaaaatatgCAAAGGAGAAG GATATGCTGGTGACTGATAAAGAAAGTCACAAGGAAACAAATGATGAAGTTAAAAACACTCTGCAGGATATGCTGGTGACTGATAAAGGAAATCAAAAGGACACAAATGATGA AGAAGATAAAGTCCAAGATGAAGCTAGAGCTGGAAAAACAGGGCAGGATATGCTATTGGTGAAGAAGGAAAATCAGAAGCAAGCAGATGATGA TAGGGCTGTCTTGCCATGGAATTCCAATCTTCCTCCCACACAGTTGGACCTTGAAAGTGTTACGAAgccaaagaagaaaaggaaacatgCAAATAAGAAAGTTCTTGATGCCATTAAAGAGCATGAAGGCAAGGAAGATGATTTCAAGACTGACTGCCATGACCATGAACTGTCTGTGCAAGATGAGCATGAAAATGGTGCAAAGCcaaagaggaaaaggaaagaacagGCAGATAAGAAAATTCCTGGGACTTGCAGTGGCAGCCACAATAACGCCATTAAAGAGGAAGAAGGCAAGCAAGATGAGGACAAGTCTACCAGTTTAGACCCTGTTGTGTTTATGCAAGAGGAACAAAATCAGAAGCAACAGAGCTTTGT GACTTTTAATGTTGACCAATCTGCTGAAGAGAGTCACtccaagaagaaaaagaagaagaggaaaaatgaAGAGAGTAAGAAGAGCAGGACTCGGGAAAGCATGGAAGCTTCAAATGGAATCAATGCATAA
- the LOC133672264 gene encoding peptidyl-prolyl cis-trans isomerase FKBP43-like isoform X1, whose amino-acid sequence MAFWGVEVKPGKPFIHAPNNGRRLHISQATLGTGSSMKNSVVQCNVGNSSPVYLCSLFPEKTEISQLHLEFEETVEVVFSVIGPRSVHLTGYYLGGRCGQHFHPDDETESYGEDIADTETERSANGSDEDEYEGSFINDDEDPEIMSPSTVYSSEVEEIFDKKKRKNGKGSHKRLRKKFQFIESDDEDKMPISFLHERESAVKSMGSEAGEKCEKEKGETSEKKVKDNGNWVTVSKGNAGAILGVSKRQIDDHHSFLPSSDKDSLNGAKLKKKREKHYREEVPLEDDFFFCRALGQQKSIQSEVEADKLDLDLPVTKEDQKTTNDKNVEKLKRRRKKYAKEKVSLDADNHLSYKHKAQSDEAEAKNTLQDMLVTDKESHKETNDEVKNTLQDMLVTDKGNQKDTNDEEDKVQDEARAGKTGQDMLLVKKENQKQADDDRAVLPWNSNLPPTQLDLESVTKPKKKRKHANKKVLDAIKEHEGKEDDFKTDCHDHELSVQDEHENGAKPKRKRKEQADKKIPGTCSGSHNNAIKEEEGKQDEDKSTSLDPVVFMQEEQNQKQQSFVTFNVDQSAEESHSKKKKKKRKNEESKKSRTRESMEASNGINA is encoded by the exons ATGGCTTTCTGGG GAGTTGAAGTGAAACCCGGAAAGCCATTCATTCATGCACCGAATAATGGAAGAAGGCTCCACATTTCACAG GCAACTTTAGGGACTGGTAGTTCAATGAAGAACAGTGTGGTTCAGTGTAATGTAGGAAATTCCAGTCCCGTAtatctttgttctttgtttccTGAAAAGACTGAGATATCCCAATTGCATCTGGAATTCGAGGAGACAGTTGAAGTTGTTTTCTCAGTTATTGGTCCTCGGAGTGTTCATCTTACTGGTTACTATCTTGGTGGCCGCTGCGGTCAACATTTTCATCCAGACGATGAGAC agaaTCTTATGGAGAAGATATTGCAGATACAGAGACAGAAAGGTCTGCAAATGGCAGCGATGAAGATGAATACGAGGGTAGTTTCattaatgatgatgaagatCCAGAGATCATGTCACCATCAACCGTTTATAGCAGCGAAG TTGAAGAGATATTTGATAAGAAGAAACGTAAGAATGGTAAGGGCAGCCACAAACGCCTTAGGAAGAAATTCCAATTCATTGAATCTGATGATGAAGATAAGATGCCTATTTCCTTCCTCCACGAGAGAGAATCTGCTGTAAAAAGTATGGGATCAGAAGCAGGTGAAAAATGTGAGAAGGAAAAAGGTGAAACAAGTGAGAAGAAGGTGAAAGATAATGGCAATTGGGTAACTGTATCAAAGGGGAATGCAGGTGCTATTTTAGGTGTGTCCAAAAG GCAAATAGATGACCACCATTCTTTCCTACCTTCATCTGATAAGGATTCTCTGAATGGTGCAAAACTTaagaagaagagggaaaaaCATTACAGGGAGGAGGTACCACTTGAAGATGACTTTTTCTTTTGCAGGGCTCTTGGTCAGCAGAAATCCATCCAAAGTGAGGTAGAGGCTGACAAATTGGACCTAGATTTGCCTGTGACTAAAGAAGACCAGAAGACTACAAATGACAA AAATGTTGAAAAGCTgaagaggagaaggaaaaaatatgCAAAGGAGAAGGTAAGTCTTGATGCTGACAATCATTTGAGTTACAAGCATAAAGCTCAGTCAGATGAGGCTGAAGCTAAAAACACTTTGCAGGATATGCTGGTGACTGATAAAGAAAGTCACAAGGAAACAAATGATGAAGTTAAAAACACTCTGCAGGATATGCTGGTGACTGATAAAGGAAATCAAAAGGACACAAATGATGA AGAAGATAAAGTCCAAGATGAAGCTAGAGCTGGAAAAACAGGGCAGGATATGCTATTGGTGAAGAAGGAAAATCAGAAGCAAGCAGATGATGA TAGGGCTGTCTTGCCATGGAATTCCAATCTTCCTCCCACACAGTTGGACCTTGAAAGTGTTACGAAgccaaagaagaaaaggaaacatgCAAATAAGAAAGTTCTTGATGCCATTAAAGAGCATGAAGGCAAGGAAGATGATTTCAAGACTGACTGCCATGACCATGAACTGTCTGTGCAAGATGAGCATGAAAATGGTGCAAAGCcaaagaggaaaaggaaagaacagGCAGATAAGAAAATTCCTGGGACTTGCAGTGGCAGCCACAATAACGCCATTAAAGAGGAAGAAGGCAAGCAAGATGAGGACAAGTCTACCAGTTTAGACCCTGTTGTGTTTATGCAAGAGGAACAAAATCAGAAGCAACAGAGCTTTGT GACTTTTAATGTTGACCAATCTGCTGAAGAGAGTCACtccaagaagaaaaagaagaagaggaaaaatgaAGAGAGTAAGAAGAGCAGGACTCGGGAAAGCATGGAAGCTTCAAATGGAATCAATGCATAA